The proteins below come from a single Candidatus Firestonebacteria bacterium RIFOXYD2_FULL_39_29 genomic window:
- a CDS encoding dephospho-CoA kinase: MLARGITGVSASKNIVIGITGGVATGKSTVVSLLRKDFKYFTSADEIARRIVKPGMPAYKNIIKKFGNRILSKNGTIDRKILAAIIFNNPLRRKQLQNITHPEIISAMKKNVETFKKKSRIVLFEAPLLFEAGMQKMADVIVAVVSSKKNQIKRFVNSGHTRADTLRRIKSQLPLKTKIKKADIVIYNDGSLKELKKSVKELAAVIKEL, encoded by the coding sequence ATGTTAGCTCGGGGGATAACTGGTGTGAGTGCAAGTAAAAATATAGTTATCGGTATAACCGGAGGAGTTGCAACCGGAAAAAGCACTGTGGTTTCACTCCTGAGAAAAGATTTTAAATATTTTACCAGTGCGGATGAAATAGCTCGCCGCATAGTTAAACCCGGAATGCCTGCATATAAAAATATTATAAAGAAGTTTGGTAATCGCATTCTTTCAAAAAACGGCACAATAGACAGAAAAATTCTGGCAGCGATAATATTTAATAATCCCTTAAGGCGAAAACAGCTGCAAAATATAACACATCCGGAGATCATTTCTGCGATGAAAAAAAATGTTGAAACGTTTAAGAAAAAATCCCGGATTGTTCTTTTTGAAGCGCCTTTATTATTTGAAGCCGGAATGCAGAAAATGGCGGATGTTATTGTCGCGGTTGTCTCATCAAAAAAAAATCAGATAAAAAGATTTGTAAACAGCGGGCACACCAGGGCTGACACTCTTCGAAGAATAAAAAGCCAACTCCCTTTAAAAACAAAAATAAAAAAAGCCGATATTGTTATCTATAATGACGGCAGCTTAAAAGAGTTAAAAAAGTCAGTTAAAGAATTAGCTGCCGTGATAAAAGAACTATAA
- a CDS encoding DNA polymerase I yields MTEKKKKLFLIDGNSYLYRSYYAIKNLRTRKGAPTNAVFGFARLLFRIIKVYKPDYLAFAFDTKGPTFRHLAFKDYKAHREPPPEELIIQMPVTKDLIKSFNMPSFELQGYEADDIITYLAKKGEKSGLSVTILTGDKDLLQLVNDNIQIMSAHKDDYIYDSEKVKEKYGITPLQMIDFLALLGDASDNIPGVDGIGEKTASELLKEFKGLDDIYANIEKVKSDKLREKLLKGRESAYFSRQLATLIEPPLEIKIEDLLVKDPDVNAVISKLGELEFTSLREEFRKLKYVSAPAVEIDLFSEEVKEKSNISELKNKEEIKELFNNIITHKKAAVRLKAGKIYFSYADKSGSVLDFDKTSTEGIFSDNNISLTFFDYKNFLREYNGEIPVKEVFDCLLAAYLLNPDRGSYTPAEIIFRYLSKNPAENEEICFLLALQEILKKELAGQNLLPLFENIEMPLVPVLASMEKAGIKLDLPYLKKLSVEIEKKLEGLVKNIYELAGGEFNINSPQQLGKILFEKLKLPVIKKTKTGASTDVEVLEELSGKSPLPAFLLEYRQLTKLKNTYIDALPLLADKENKIHTSFDQTGTATGRLSSLNPNIQNIPVRTEIGKEIRRAFIASEKGWKIISADYSQIELRILAHFSGDANLLDAFKKDEDVHSRTASEIFNMEKAAVTGDERRIAKTVNFGIIYGISAFGLAKQLKISRTEAQKYIDSYLKNYTGVEKFIKDSKEKARKSGFVETLLGRKRYIPDIDSSNKNTREFAERVAINAPIQGSASDIIKLAMVKLYCIMKKEDFKGRLLLQVHDELILECPEKDVESLKILVKETMENVVKLKVPVKVDVSSGDNWCECK; encoded by the coding sequence ATGACAGAGAAAAAGAAAAAGCTGTTTTTAATAGACGGTAATTCGTACCTGTATCGCAGTTACTATGCTATAAAAAATTTAAGAACCAGAAAAGGCGCGCCAACCAATGCAGTGTTCGGGTTTGCGCGTCTTTTATTTAGAATAATTAAAGTATATAAACCGGATTACCTTGCCTTTGCTTTTGATACCAAAGGCCCTACCTTCAGGCACCTGGCTTTTAAGGATTATAAAGCACACAGAGAGCCGCCTCCGGAAGAATTAATTATTCAGATGCCCGTAACAAAAGATTTGATAAAGAGTTTTAATATGCCGTCTTTTGAACTTCAAGGTTATGAGGCTGATGATATAATAACTTATCTTGCAAAAAAAGGGGAAAAGTCGGGGCTTAGCGTTACAATTTTAACCGGAGATAAAGACCTTCTCCAGCTTGTTAACGATAATATTCAAATAATGAGCGCCCATAAAGATGATTATATATATGATTCTGAAAAAGTAAAAGAAAAATACGGAATAACACCGCTCCAAATGATTGATTTTCTGGCGCTTCTTGGGGATGCAAGCGACAATATACCCGGAGTTGACGGTATTGGAGAAAAGACGGCTTCAGAACTGCTTAAAGAATTTAAAGGTCTCGATGATATTTATGCCAATATTGAAAAAGTAAAGAGTGATAAATTAAGGGAAAAACTGCTAAAAGGCAGGGAATCAGCTTATTTTAGCCGGCAGCTGGCGACGCTTATAGAGCCGCCGCTTGAGATAAAAATAGAAGATCTTTTAGTGAAAGATCCGGATGTTAACGCGGTTATTTCTAAACTGGGGGAGCTGGAATTTACCTCGTTAAGGGAAGAATTCAGAAAACTCAAATATGTCTCTGCCCCGGCCGTGGAAATAGATCTTTTTTCAGAAGAAGTAAAAGAAAAATCAAATATTTCAGAGTTGAAAAACAAAGAAGAGATAAAAGAGCTTTTTAATAATATAATAACTCACAAAAAAGCAGCCGTAAGACTGAAGGCCGGAAAAATATATTTTTCTTATGCCGACAAAAGCGGGTCCGTACTGGATTTTGATAAAACGTCAACAGAAGGGATTTTTTCGGATAATAATATATCGTTGACCTTCTTTGATTATAAGAATTTTCTTAGAGAGTATAACGGTGAAATACCGGTAAAAGAGGTTTTTGACTGCCTGCTGGCTGCGTATCTTTTGAATCCCGACCGGGGAAGCTATACTCCCGCGGAAATAATATTCAGATATTTGTCCAAGAATCCCGCTGAAAACGAGGAGATCTGTTTTCTTCTTGCTCTGCAAGAAATACTTAAAAAAGAGCTGGCCGGGCAAAATCTTCTCCCCTTATTTGAAAATATAGAAATGCCCCTGGTTCCGGTCCTTGCTTCTATGGAAAAAGCCGGTATTAAGCTGGATCTTCCCTACTTAAAAAAACTGTCCGTTGAAATAGAAAAAAAACTGGAAGGTCTGGTTAAAAATATCTACGAGCTGGCAGGCGGGGAGTTTAATATCAATTCGCCGCAGCAGCTTGGAAAAATATTGTTTGAAAAACTTAAACTTCCGGTTATAAAAAAGACAAAGACCGGGGCTTCTACGGATGTTGAAGTACTGGAAGAACTTTCAGGAAAATCCCCCCTGCCTGCGTTTTTACTGGAATACCGGCAATTAACAAAACTTAAAAACACCTATATTGATGCTCTGCCGCTGCTGGCGGATAAAGAAAATAAAATTCATACTTCTTTTGATCAGACAGGTACGGCAACCGGAAGATTGTCAAGTTTAAATCCAAATATACAAAATATTCCGGTCAGAACGGAAATCGGGAAAGAAATCAGAAGAGCGTTTATAGCTTCAGAAAAAGGATGGAAAATAATCTCTGCGGATTACTCGCAGATTGAACTAAGAATTCTCGCGCATTTCTCCGGGGATGCGAACCTCTTAGATGCTTTTAAAAAAGATGAGGACGTTCACAGCCGGACTGCCTCCGAAATATTTAATATGGAAAAAGCAGCGGTGACAGGCGACGAAAGGCGCATTGCTAAAACCGTTAATTTTGGCATAATATACGGAATCTCGGCGTTTGGTCTTGCAAAACAATTAAAAATAAGCCGGACGGAAGCGCAGAAATATATAGACAGCTATCTCAAAAATTATACGGGGGTTGAGAAGTTTATTAAGGATTCCAAGGAAAAAGCCCGAAAATCCGGTTTTGTTGAGACCCTGCTTGGAAGAAAAAGGTATATTCCTGATATTGATAGTAGTAATAAGAACACGAGGGAATTTGCGGAAAGAGTCGCTATAAACGCCCCGATACAAGGTTCGGCTTCAGACATTATTAAACTTGCAATGGTTAAACTATATTGTATAATGAAGAAAGAAGATTTCAAAGGACGCCTTTTGCTTCAGGTACATGATGAGCTTATTCTTGAATGTCCTGAAAAAGATGTGGAAAGCCTGAAAATACTTGTAAAAGAAACTATGGAAAATGTTGTTAAGCTAAAAGTACCTGTCAAAGTTGATGTTAGCTCGGGGGATAACTGGTGTGAGTGCAAGTAA
- a CDS encoding cobalamin 5'-phosphate synthase, whose amino-acid sequence MKSFLIALQFLTNIPFKIKNIKQNELPGSVTYYPLVGLIIGALLALSYFVFSKIFVFLLPSVLVIGVYLLLTGALHLDGFTDTVDGLYGGRTKKDIFRIMEDSATGAKGAAWAAFILLLKVIIIIKLSFYNVYPALLLFPVLGRYSMTILMKYSPYAKKYGMGKVYCQNITNTQFIIITAFALLLSVFFGLRGLVAFVCAAAAALIIMKYFKNKLGGVTGDIFGFTVEVTEVAALLIFAIKLKY is encoded by the coding sequence GTGAAAAGTTTTCTTATTGCTTTACAGTTCCTGACAAATATTCCGTTTAAAATAAAAAATATAAAACAAAATGAACTCCCGGGATCGGTTACCTATTATCCTCTTGTCGGACTTATAATAGGAGCTTTGCTGGCCTTATCATATTTTGTTTTCAGCAAAATATTTGTATTTTTGCTTCCTTCGGTCCTTGTTATCGGTGTATATCTGCTTTTAACCGGAGCCCTGCACCTTGACGGGTTTACGGATACGGTAGACGGTTTATACGGCGGAAGAACAAAAAAAGATATTTTCAGGATAATGGAAGACAGCGCAACCGGCGCAAAAGGGGCAGCCTGGGCAGCCTTTATTTTACTTCTAAAAGTAATTATTATAATAAAACTTTCCTTTTACAATGTTTATCCAGCATTATTACTTTTCCCTGTTTTGGGAAGATATTCCATGACAATATTAATGAAATATTCTCCCTATGCTAAAAAGTACGGAATGGGGAAGGTATACTGTCAAAACATTACAAACACGCAGTTCATAATAATAACTGCATTTGCCCTGCTTCTTTCAGTGTTTTTCGGCCTGCGGGGTCTTGTTGCTTTTGTCTGCGCGGCAGCAGCGGCGCTGATTATCATGAAATACTTTAAAAATAAGCTTGGCGGCGTTACAGGAGATATTTTCGGTTTCACGGTGGAAGTGACGGAAGTTGCAGCCTTGTTAATTTTTGCAATAAAATTAAAATATTAA
- a CDS encoding bifunctional adenosylcobinamide kinase/adenosylcobinamide-phosphate guanylyltransferase, with product METKSMPQVSSLTFITGGARSGKSSFAEELAVKSAKDRVYIATMQGLDEEMKKRIKRHKKQRGEGWCTVEEPLDLLKSVKSGDKKNRVILIDCLTLWVSNRMMKGEKEKEILTSAEEIAKYCAGAKAEVIAVSNEVGMGLVPDNKLGRDFRDIQGRVNRIFAERAAKVFFLVSGIPLEVKK from the coding sequence ATGGAAACAAAGAGTATGCCCCAAGTAAGTAGCTTAACCTTCATCACCGGTGGTGCGCGGAGCGGGAAATCTTCTTTTGCGGAGGAATTGGCTGTAAAGAGTGCAAAAGACAGGGTGTATATTGCTACCATGCAAGGGTTGGATGAGGAGATGAAAAAAAGGATAAAGAGGCATAAAAAACAGCGGGGGGAAGGCTGGTGCACTGTGGAAGAACCTCTTGATCTTTTAAAGTCTGTAAAAAGCGGGGATAAAAAAAACAGGGTTATTCTTATTGATTGTCTGACTCTCTGGGTGTCGAATAGGATGATGAAAGGGGAAAAAGAAAAAGAGATATTGACGTCGGCGGAAGAAATTGCAAAGTATTGCGCCGGTGCAAAAGCGGAAGTTATCGCAGTCTCAAATGAAGTAGGTATGGGACTGGTCCCGGATAATAAGCTGGGCCGGGATTTCAGGGATATTCAGGGCCGGGTTAACCGTATTTTTGCAGAACGTGCAGCAAAGGTGTTTTTTCTGGTATCAGGGATCCCTCTGGAGGTAAAGAAGTGA
- a CDS encoding nicotinate-nucleotide--dimethylbenzimidazole phosphoribosyltransferase: MKIGKHELKISGTDKNLLSATQKRLDFLTKPLSSLGRLEEIAKTVVAISGKKNPVLNNKVIFTMAGDHGIAREGVSAYPMEVTPQMVLNFLNGGAGINVIARHVGAKVIIVDMGVNYDFKGIKGLVDKKIGMGTKSFTSGPAMTREDALKSIEAGIDVVFIEKELDIIGTGDMGIGNTSPSAAITSIYTGKAVKEVTGRGTGIDDKGLANKIALIEKGIAVNKPDRRDAIDVLSKVGGFEIGGLAGVILGGAMRKVPVVIDGFISTAAALIAVGIEPKAGEYIIASHNSVENGHKFALEHLKLKPILNLELRLGEGTGAALSMSIIEAAVKILNEMATFESAGVSNK, translated from the coding sequence ATGAAAATAGGTAAACATGAACTAAAGATATCCGGTACAGACAAGAACCTGCTGTCAGCTACGCAAAAACGGTTGGATTTTCTTACAAAACCTCTCAGTAGTCTGGGGCGGCTTGAGGAGATTGCGAAAACAGTTGTAGCTATAAGCGGAAAGAAGAATCCGGTATTAAATAATAAAGTTATATTTACTATGGCAGGAGATCATGGGATTGCGAGGGAAGGAGTGTCAGCCTATCCTATGGAAGTAACCCCGCAAATGGTGCTTAACTTTTTAAACGGCGGGGCGGGAATAAATGTTATTGCCAGGCATGTTGGAGCGAAGGTTATCATTGTAGATATGGGTGTTAATTATGATTTTAAAGGAATAAAAGGGTTGGTTGATAAGAAAATCGGTATGGGAACAAAAAGTTTTACGTCAGGTCCTGCGATGACTAGGGAAGACGCTCTTAAAAGTATAGAAGCAGGTATTGATGTTGTCTTTATAGAGAAAGAATTGGATATTATCGGTACTGGGGATATGGGAATTGGAAATACCTCCCCTAGCGCGGCGATTACTTCCATATATACGGGGAAAGCAGTGAAAGAAGTGACAGGCCGGGGAACAGGAATTGATGATAAAGGTTTGGCAAATAAGATAGCGCTGATCGAAAAGGGAATAGCGGTTAATAAGCCGGACCGTAGGGATGCGATAGATGTTCTTTCTAAGGTCGGGGGATTTGAAATAGGCGGGCTTGCAGGAGTGATACTCGGCGGAGCCATGAGAAAAGTACCGGTGGTGATTGACGGCTTTATTTCAACAGCGGCCGCACTTATCGCAGTGGGTATAGAACCGAAAGCCGGTGAATATATAATTGCCTCTCATAATTCCGTAGAAAACGGACATAAATTTGCTCTGGAGCATTTAAAGCTTAAGCCGATATTAAACCTTGAGCTCCGGCTCGGAGAAGGTACCGGCGCGGCGCTTTCTATGAGTATTATTGAAGCGGCGGTGAAGATCCTGAATGAAATGGCAACGTTTGAAAGTGCAGGAGTGAGTAATAAATAG
- a CDS encoding glutamate--tRNA ligase: MTNRVRFAPSPTGYMHIGNARTALFNYLFAKKTEGVFILRIEDTDQERSTPEAVKVIVESLKWLGLDWDEGYFGIDNEKGEFGPYTQMKRLSIYNEYLDKLLKEKKAYYCFCSPEEVEVERQKSVKAGMPYKYSGKCTKLSEQEIQAKLAKKERFVVRFKVAENVIVKFDDLVRGPVEFNTKEIGDFVIARSDGVPIYNFAVVIDDNLMKITHVIRGEDHLSNTPRQVLLYEAFGFPLPEFAHLSMILGADRSKLSKRHGETSLLAYRDKGFLPEAMFNYMSLLGWYPKDGVEIKTKEEIFKSFDIKDVGHSGSIFDEKKLVWMNHEYIMKLPEEVYLKHALPYLAKIEKSEEWKKDVLLKIKTGVKSFNMIPELASVFTEAKAVDQVAVNVWSGINNAAATINAFIEVLKATEITKENCKALIAEAGKKAGVKGKDLFMPIRIAITGAEHGEELANVLPALGSAECIKRMEANLKIF; the protein is encoded by the coding sequence ATGACAAACAGAGTACGTTTTGCTCCGTCTCCGACGGGGTACATGCATATAGGGAATGCCAGGACGGCGCTTTTTAATTATCTTTTTGCTAAAAAGACCGAAGGGGTGTTTATTCTCAGGATAGAGGATACTGATCAGGAGAGGTCTACGCCTGAAGCGGTGAAAGTCATAGTCGAGTCGCTCAAGTGGCTGGGGTTGGATTGGGATGAAGGATATTTTGGAATTGATAACGAAAAAGGGGAGTTTGGGCCGTATACCCAGATGAAGCGGCTTTCTATATATAATGAGTATTTAGACAAGCTTTTAAAGGAGAAAAAGGCTTATTATTGCTTCTGTTCTCCTGAAGAAGTGGAAGTTGAGAGACAAAAGTCCGTTAAGGCGGGTATGCCTTATAAATACAGCGGGAAATGTACAAAACTTTCAGAACAGGAAATACAGGCAAAACTTGCGAAGAAAGAAAGGTTTGTTGTAAGGTTTAAAGTAGCTGAAAATGTTATCGTAAAGTTTGATGACCTGGTAAGAGGGCCTGTGGAGTTTAACACGAAAGAGATAGGGGATTTTGTTATTGCCCGTTCGGACGGAGTACCTATATATAACTTTGCTGTCGTTATTGATGATAATCTTATGAAAATCACGCATGTTATCAGAGGTGAAGACCATCTTTCAAATACACCCCGCCAGGTATTGCTCTATGAGGCTTTTGGATTTCCGTTGCCGGAGTTTGCGCATCTTTCCATGATCCTCGGCGCTGACAGGAGCAAGCTTTCAAAAAGGCACGGGGAAACATCTCTTCTTGCTTACCGCGACAAAGGATTTTTGCCTGAAGCAATGTTTAACTACATGTCCCTTCTTGGTTGGTATCCGAAAGACGGCGTGGAGATAAAAACAAAAGAAGAGATATTTAAGAGTTTTGATATTAAAGATGTCGGACATTCCGGTTCTATTTTTGACGAGAAGAAACTTGTCTGGATGAACCACGAATATATTATGAAACTGCCGGAAGAAGTTTACCTGAAACATGCTCTCCCGTATCTTGCAAAGATCGAGAAGAGCGAAGAGTGGAAGAAAGATGTTCTCCTTAAAATAAAGACGGGTGTTAAATCCTTTAATATGATCCCCGAGCTTGCTTCCGTTTTTACTGAAGCAAAAGCCGTTGATCAGGTTGCCGTAAACGTTTGGAGCGGAATAAATAATGCCGCTGCGACTATTAATGCCTTCATTGAAGTTTTGAAAGCAACGGAGATAACCAAGGAAAACTGTAAAGCGCTCATTGCCGAAGCCGGAAAAAAAGCAGGAGTAAAAGGCAAAGACCTGTTTATGCCCATCCGTATCGCCATTACCGGCGCAGAACACGGTGAAGAGCTTGCAAATGTCCTCCCCGCCCTGGGCTCAGCAGAATGCATTAAGAGAATGGAGGCCAATCTTAAAATATTTTAA
- a CDS encoding 2-C-methyl-D-erythritol 2,4-cyclodiphosphate synthase, translating to MSTNLVGLGIDIHKLKHGRNLILGGVHIPFHLGLDGHSDADILCHAIIDALLGAADEGDIGLIFGVDRPENKDASSLILLQHVGNKLKKDYKIINIDTVIMTEQPKLSQYIGEMKENIAKMLSIEPEQVSIKATTAKGLGDIGTQKAMQAHAIVNLTRKRKWMFKK from the coding sequence ATGTCCACAAATCTCGTAGGTCTTGGCATTGATATTCACAAACTAAAACACGGTAGAAATCTTATTCTCGGCGGAGTGCATATTCCGTTTCATCTCGGACTGGACGGGCATTCCGATGCGGATATTTTATGTCACGCAATAATTGATGCTTTGCTTGGCGCGGCGGATGAAGGTGATATTGGTCTCATATTCGGCGTGGACCGGCCGGAAAATAAAGACGCTTCCAGTTTGATTCTATTACAGCATGTCGGAAACAAATTAAAAAAAGATTATAAAATTATAAATATTGATACTGTAATAATGACAGAGCAGCCAAAGCTTTCCCAGTACATTGGGGAAATGAAAGAAAATATAGCTAAAATGCTTTCTATTGAACCGGAACAAGTCTCTATAAAAGCCACCACTGCCAAAGGGCTCGGAGATATCGGCACCCAAAAAGCGATGCAAGCCCACGCAATAGTAAATCTAACCAGAAAAAGAAAATGGATGTTTAAGAAATGA
- a CDS encoding aspartate aminotransferase codes for MQLAKRMSRLGTETAFEVAALVGKLRLEGKDIITFGLGEPDFDTPMNIKQACIKALNNNQTHYTTSNGILPLRQAIAKISGEFRGMEYDADEVVVSPGAKPILFNAIMALVDEGDEVIYPNPGYPIYESVANFVGAKSIALPLWEKNGFSFDVNVLKKLVNKKTKMIVLNSPQNPTGGVLSKNDLEEIAKLAREYNIWILTDEVYGKILYDDKFVSIASLPGMKERTIVVDGFSKTYAMTGWRLGYGLMPKELAPLIAKLETNANSCTNAFVQHAGVEALLGDQGEAAKMVVEFKKRRDLIVKLLNDIKGFKCQMPKGAFYAFPNVTEACKNLGLKDSKALQAFLLDKAGVAVLARTYFGPKNEGETDEYIRLSYVSSLDNINNGVARMKKAIEQK; via the coding sequence ATGCAGTTAGCAAAAAGAATGAGCAGGCTTGGGACAGAGACAGCATTTGAAGTTGCGGCATTAGTCGGGAAATTAAGATTAGAAGGTAAGGATATCATTACCTTTGGACTTGGGGAACCGGATTTTGATACACCTATGAATATTAAGCAGGCTTGTATTAAGGCTCTTAACAATAATCAGACACATTATACGACGAGCAACGGTATACTGCCTCTCCGGCAGGCGATAGCTAAGATTTCCGGGGAGTTTCGCGGTATGGAATACGATGCTGATGAAGTAGTAGTCTCCCCGGGCGCAAAACCTATACTTTTTAACGCTATAATGGCGCTTGTTGACGAAGGAGATGAGGTTATATATCCGAATCCGGGTTATCCTATATATGAATCAGTGGCTAACTTTGTAGGGGCAAAATCAATTGCTCTTCCGCTATGGGAGAAGAACGGGTTTTCCTTTGATGTGAATGTTTTAAAGAAATTGGTAAATAAAAAAACAAAAATGATAGTGCTTAACTCACCGCAGAATCCGACAGGCGGAGTGCTTTCCAAAAATGATCTTGAGGAAATAGCGAAGCTTGCTAGAGAATATAACATTTGGATACTCACCGATGAAGTCTACGGCAAGATCCTGTATGATGACAAATTTGTCTCCATAGCCTCTCTTCCGGGAATGAAAGAAAGGACCATAGTGGTGGATGGTTTCTCCAAAACCTACGCTATGACCGGCTGGCGTCTTGGTTATGGCCTTATGCCTAAAGAACTCGCCCCGCTTATAGCAAAGCTGGAGACCAATGCTAACTCCTGCACCAACGCCTTTGTACAGCATGCCGGTGTGGAAGCGCTTCTTGGTGACCAGGGCGAAGCGGCTAAAATGGTGGTGGAATTCAAAAAGAGACGCGATCTTATCGTAAAACTTCTGAACGATATAAAAGGTTTTAAATGCCAGATGCCCAAAGGAGCTTTCTACGCATTCCCGAATGTTACCGAGGCCTGTAAAAATCTCGGTTTGAAGGACTCAAAAGCTCTTCAGGCGTTCCTTCTGGATAAAGCCGGAGTTGCCGTGCTTGCGCGTACATATTTTGGCCCGAAGAATGAAGGTGAAACCGACGAGTATATCCGCCTTTCTTATGTCAGCAGTCTTGACAATATTAATAATGGCGTTGCAAGGATGAAGAAAGCGATAGAACAAAAATAG
- a CDS encoding molecular chaperone DnaK, giving the protein MAKIIGIDLGTSNSAAAAMIGGKPTIIPSAEGTSIGGKAFPSYVAFTKDGQKLVGEPARRQAVSNTEGTVIAIKRKMGSDYKVKIYGKEYTPQQISAYILQKIKADAEAFLGEKVEKAVITVPAYFNDNQRQATKDAGTIAGLEVVRIINEPTAACLSYGLDKAGKEQKILVFDLGGGTLDVTIMHMAEGVFEVISTSGDTLLGGTDMDNSIIDYIAGEFQRVEGIDLKKDKMAVQRLREAAEKAKIELSTTLETDVNLPFISANASGPKHLVMKMTRAKLEDLVRPTIDRCRKPVEQALSDGKLTAKDINKVIMVGGPTRMPIVQKFVEEVIGKVVERGVDPMECVAMGAGVQGAVLTGDIKDVLLLDVTPLSLGIETLGGVFTKLIERNTTIPTKKSQIFSTAADNQPSVEIHVLQGERAMSADNTTLGRFQLVGIAPAPRGMPQIEVAFDIDANGIIHVSAKDLGTGKEQSMKITAPTKLSKEEIEKMVKQAEQFATDDKKKAEEIQVKNEADSLIYQTEKTFAEHAAKVDEATKTAITDAIAELKKKVEANDTEGIKAGLENLKKVSQKLGEAIYQQAQQQQQQGAPGAGPQDPNAGAGADAGKKKEGDNVVDADFKVEDEKK; this is encoded by the coding sequence ATGGCTAAAATAATAGGAATAGATTTAGGTACGAGTAACTCGGCAGCAGCCGCAATGATAGGCGGAAAACCTACGATTATTCCTTCTGCGGAAGGCACTTCCATAGGAGGAAAAGCATTCCCTTCTTATGTGGCTTTTACGAAAGACGGGCAGAAACTCGTAGGAGAACCGGCAAGACGTCAGGCGGTCTCCAATACTGAAGGTACTGTGATTGCCATCAAAAGAAAGATGGGTTCAGATTACAAAGTAAAAATTTACGGCAAGGAATATACGCCCCAGCAAATTTCGGCTTATATTCTTCAAAAAATTAAAGCAGATGCAGAAGCGTTTTTAGGCGAGAAAGTAGAAAAAGCAGTCATTACCGTTCCGGCGTATTTTAACGACAACCAGAGACAGGCAACAAAAGACGCGGGTACTATCGCAGGTCTGGAAGTGGTCAGGATAATAAATGAGCCGACGGCGGCTTGTCTTTCCTACGGGCTTGACAAAGCAGGAAAAGAACAAAAGATCCTGGTGTTTGACCTTGGCGGCGGAACATTAGATGTCACGATTATGCATATGGCGGAAGGCGTCTTTGAAGTAATTTCCACTAGCGGCGACACGCTGCTTGGCGGTACCGACATGGACAATTCTATCATCGACTATATAGCCGGTGAATTTCAGAGAGTAGAAGGTATTGATTTAAAGAAAGACAAGATGGCAGTACAGCGCCTTCGCGAGGCGGCGGAGAAAGCAAAGATAGAGCTCTCCACAACCCTTGAGACGGATGTTAATCTGCCGTTTATTTCTGCGAATGCTTCAGGTCCGAAACATCTGGTCATGAAAATGACCAGGGCAAAGCTTGAAGACCTGGTGCGTCCGACTATCGATCGCTGCAGAAAGCCGGTAGAGCAGGCGCTTTCAGACGGAAAGCTGACTGCTAAAGATATAAATAAAGTAATTATGGTCGGCGGTCCTACCAGAATGCCGATCGTTCAGAAGTTTGTGGAAGAAGTAATAGGTAAAGTGGTTGAGCGCGGAGTGGATCCGATGGAGTGTGTAGCTATGGGCGCCGGAGTTCAGGGTGCAGTCCTTACCGGAGACATTAAAGATGTGCTTCTTCTGGATGTAACTCCGTTATCTCTCGGTATTGAAACTCTGGGCGGAGTATTTACAAAGCTTATAGAAAGGAATACAACGATACCCACGAAAAAGAGTCAGATATTTTCTACTGCGGCGGACAATCAGCCGAGTGTAGAGATACATGTACTTCAGGGTGAACGAGCAATGTCGGCGGATAATACAACGCTCGGGCGTTTTCAGCTTGTAGGTATTGCTCCGGCTCCGAGAGGTATGCCTCAGATTGAGGTGGCGTTTGATATAGATGCAAACGGCATCATTCATGTCTCGGCAAAAGATCTTGGTACCGGCAAAGAGCAGTCTATGAAGATAACCGCGCCGACCAAACTTTCAAAAGAAGAAATAGAAAAAATGGTAAAGCAGGCGGAACAGTTCGCAACGGATGATAAGAAGAAGGCGGAAGAGATACAGGTAAAGAATGAAGCTGACTCTTTGATTTATCAGACGGAGAAAACGTTTGCGGAACATGCGGCAAAAGTGGATGAAGCCACGAAAACCGCTATTACCGACGCGATCGCTGAGCTTAAGAAAAAAGTGGAAGCGAATGATACGGAAGGCATAAAAGCCGGGCTGGAAAATTTAAAGAAGGTCTCCCAGAAACTTGGTGAAGCCATCTACCAGCAGGCGCAGCAACAGCAACAGCAGGGAGCGCCCGGTGCGGGACCGCAGGATCCAAATGCAGGAGCGGGAGCCGACGCCGGAAAAAAGAAAGAAGGCGACAACGTAGTGGATGCCGACTTTAAGGTCGAAGACGAGAAGAAGTAA